Proteins from a genomic interval of Osmia bicornis bicornis chromosome 11, iOsmBic2.1, whole genome shotgun sequence:
- the LOC114878589 gene encoding protein FRG1 homolog encodes MSEYDKVRTGKLVLKGEKIRSKKRKSKKQEKEHVSTSENKDTIAHGGWWKAIQVSDVTGTVAIEFGNHTYMKALDNGLFTLGAPHNEGEGPSPEEILTAFPIGETKIALKSGYGKYLGVDKNGVVVGRSDAVGTIEQWEPIFQDNKLAISNSNNCFMSVTDEDDIICQNKTAGTSEFCIIRSITQKTQDPNKDIPKEEQGSLHDVEVNYVRKFQKFQDKKLKVNQTDRSELEKAKREGNLHETLLDRRSKMKADRYCK; translated from the exons atGTCAGAATACGATAAAGTGAGAACAGGAAAACTTGTCCTGAAGGGTGAAAAGATAAG GTCGAAGAAACGAAAATCAAAAAAACAGGAAAAGGAACATGTTTCTACTTCTGAAAATAAGGATACAATAGCTCACG GTGGATGGTGGAAAGCTATACAAGTATCTGATGTCACAGGAACAGTGGCAATCGAATTTGGAAATCATACTTATATGAAAGCTTTAGATAATGGATTATTTACATTAGGTGCACCGCACAACGAAGGTGAAGGACCTTCTCCAGAAGAGATTTTAACAGCATTTCCAATAGGTGAAACTAAGATTGCACTAAAATCTGGTTATGGAAAATATTTAGGTGTTGATAAAAATGGTGTAGTTGTTGGAAGAAGCGATGCAGTAGGCACAATTGAACAATGGGAACCAATTTTTCAA gaTAACAAACTTGCCATTTCAAATAGCAACAATTGCTTTATGTCAGTCACAGATGAAGATGATATTATTTGTCAAAATAAAACTGCTGGAACCTCtgaattttgtataataaGAAGTATAACTCAAAAAACTCAAGATCCAAATAAAGATATTCCAAAGGAGGAACAGGGTTCACTTCATGACGTTGAAGTAAATTATGT gagaaagtttcaaaaatttcaagacAAAAAACTGAAAGTAAATCAAACAGATCGTTCTGAATTAGAGAAAGCAAAACGCGAGGGAAACTTACATGAAACTTTGTTAGATAGAAGAAGTAAAATGAAAGCAGATCGATATTGTAAATAA
- the LOC114878587 gene encoding nudix hydrolase 8, with protein sequence MYIVISKFFHIITVTNRQQFLSKYRTIIFPVSYCITRYATAPIIMTSKYFKGCKDHYNGVTIDSNEESCSPEALAPLLAASLQQWIKEKRRTIWFRVYLPHSEWIPILVKEGFKFHHAKQEYVMLYRWLVTDEECSVPHYAHTNLGVGAFVYNEKTTELLVVKEKYVEKSPFWKLPGGYVEPGENLELAVKREVLEETGIQTTFKCLLGFRHTHNHVFGCSDIYIVAYLSPNDNKIKKCEREISKCQWMKISDYLKHSEVHENNKLVARKMLELLEHRMGIVVEYTQHPITKKPISVYTISRINRT encoded by the exons ATGTATATcgtaatttcaaaattttttcacATCATTACAGTTACAAATCGGCAACAATTTCTTTCTAAATATCGAACAATCATTTTTCCTGTATCATATTGTATAACACGCTACGCAACAGCTCCCATAATTATGACTTCAAAGTACTTTAAAGGGTGCAAAGACCATTACAATGGCGTAACCATTGATTCGAATGAAGAATCTTGTAGCCCTGAAGCATTGGCACCTCTTCTTgcag CATCTTTGCAGCAatggataaaagaaaaaagaaggacaATCTGGTTTCGTGTATATTTACCACATTCAGAATGGATACCAATACTTGTAAAAGAAGGATTTAAGTTTCATCACGCAAAGCAAGAGTATGTTATGCTTTATCGATGGTTAGTTACAGATGAAGAATGCTCTGTTCCACATTATGCTCATACAAATTTAGGTGTTGGAGCATTtgtttataatgaaaaaaCTACTGAACTCTTAGTGGTTAAAGAGAAGTATGTAGAAAAATCACCATTTTGGAAACTGCCAGGTGGTTATGTAGAGCCag GGGAAAATCTAGAACTAGCTGTAAAAAGGGAAGTCTTAGAAGAAACTGGTATTCAAACCACTTTTAAATGTCTATTAGGTTTTAGACACACTCATAATCATGTATTTGGTTGTTCTGACATATATATAGTTGCTTATTTGTCTCCTAAtgacaataaaattaaaaagtgtgaaagagAAATTTCTAAATGTCAATGGATGAAg ATAAGTGATTATCTAAAACATTCAGAAGTacatgaaaataataaattggtTGCAAGAAAGATGTTAGAATTACTTGAGCATAGAATGGGAATTGTTGTAGAATATACACAACATCCTATTACAAAGAAACCTATCTCTGTCTATACTATATCTAGAATCAATAGAACATAG
- the LOC114878564 gene encoding 4-galactosyl-N-acetylglucosaminide 3-alpha-L-fucosyltransferase 9-like: MFRISRYIRILLFLFLGSTIFCAVFVTFPNFVGGKINKKTGQTERQKQTHKIYATLSKKYNLTKGQISNTSVLGKWLLSPEGSLPPPIINTKKEPYLILIWKHGKFLERRHIKRFTNNKFSPWDGCTVNKCVLSYQMKDIDTADAVVFHLHLTKGISELPFKTRQNQRWIFLADESPMHTFLYGNQQISEYNGLFNWSMTYRMDSDIPVPYGRTVLKSFINSSDTGFSEDFIRKLKTKLVTVMGSNCAGTNGRWKYVNELKSILGNDLHIYGKCLNGNTTACPGHFDKDCSALNAYKFYLAFENSNCKEYITEKVFWHGYRKLAIPIIMGAPKENCEQLLPPHSFLHISDFVNPTALANYIRYLNQHDDKYLEYHKWRKYYKVNNEHGYFGSISRHYCRICEALHYNVPAIKVYEDMESFWNKKRDCTI; the protein is encoded by the exons ATGTTCAGGATATCACGATACATTAGAATATTGTTATTCCTATTCCTTGGTTCTACGATTTTTTGTGCAGTTTTCGTTACTTTCCCGAACTTCGTTGGtgggaaaattaataaaaaaacaggTCAAACAGAACGTCAAAAACAAACACATAAAATTTATGCTACATTAtcaaaaaaatacaatttaacgAAAGGACAG ATTAGTAACACCTCTGTGCTTGGAAAATGGCTGTTATCACCCGAGGGAAGTTTACCACCACCGATAATTAATACGAAAAAGGAGCCATACTTAATATTAATTTGGAAACATGGAAAGTTCTTGGAACGTAGACATATCAAACGTTTCACTAATAATAA ATTTTCACCGTGGGATGGTTGTACAGTAAACAAATGCGTGCTAAGTTACCAAATGAAAGATATAGATACAGCTGATGCGGttgtatttcatttacatttaacGAAAGGCATATCAGAATTGCCATTTAAAACTCGACAGAACCAAAGGTGGATCTTCCTGGCAGACGAATCACCGATGCATACTTTTCTCTACGGCAATCAACAAATATCAGAATATAATGGCCTGTTTAACTGGTCTATGACTTATCGAATGGATAGTGATATACCGGTACCATATGGTAGGACGGTTTTGAAATCGTTCATCAATTCCTCAGATACAGGTTTTTCCGAAgattttattcgaaaattaaaaactaaaCTAGTTACCGTGATGGGTAGTAATTGCGCAGGTACGAATGGTCGATGGAAATATGTAAATGAGTTGAAATCAATTCTCGGCAATGATCTACATATATACGGGAAATGTTTAAACGGTAATACAACAGCGTGTCCAGGCCATTTTGATAAAGACTGTTCAGCCTTGAatgcatataaattttatcttgCTTTTGAGAATTCAAATTGCAAAGAATATATTACGGAAAAAGTATTCTGGCATGGATATCGTAAATTAGCAATTCCGATAATAATGGGTGCACCGAAAGAAAATTGCGAACAACTACTACCGCCTCACTCGTTTCTTCATATTAGCGATTTCGTTAATCCAACTGCCTTAGCGAATTATATTCGTTATCTTAATCAGCACGATGATAAATATTTGGAATATCATAAATGGCGTAAATATTATAAAGTAAATAATGAGCACGGCTATTTTGGTAGTATTTCGAGGCATTATTGTCGCATTTGCGAAGCTCTTCATTATAATGTTCCTGCTATTAAAGTATACGAAGATATGGAGTCATTTTGGAACAAAAAACGAGATTGTACCATTTAG
- the LOC114878566 gene encoding ribosomal L1 domain-containing protein 1: MKTLRSTSERTKRLTRKKGSIQRNKKIVLSTNELKNKKVGNNSEENTDSLNLDDLSREHILQCISAIFHLTEEQLKNKNALFDGESNPIFMQVTCIKVPKTPKRCVRILLPHSIISSNDEVALFVSDFEKGRRKDYEPTIEYYEDLLRKHGCTSVKSIIPMNQVKTEYDQYELKRKLVNSYDYFLVDGKIAGHLSHLLGKEFYKKRKLPTSIRMQSKDLKHEIEYALRKTIMQIHSLGDTHIVQIGHTAMKIEEILENILAACTYLSKHYPGGWNNIRSIRIKTANSLALPIYTTLKNKSAVEVPTEEPKRPKAYRDVSGELSTTARNVVVTVTPEGSITVQNRRKMTKRLRNPNK; encoded by the exons atgaaAACTTTGAGATCTACTTCGGAACGTACAAAAAGATTAACGCGCAAGAAGGGCAGTATacaaaggaataaaaaaattgttttaagtacaaatgaattgaaaaataaaaaagtaggAAATAATAGTGAAGAAAATACAGATTCTTTGAATTTGGATGATTTATCCAGAGAACACATATTACAATGTATCAGtgctatttttcatttaactgaagaacaattaaaaaataaaaatgcattATTCGATGGAGAGAGTAATCCAATATTTATGCAAGTAACATGCATCAAAGTACCAAAAACACCAAAAAGATGCGTGAGGAT attgtTGCCACATTCAATAATATCATCAAACGATGAAGTTGCACTTTTTGTCAGTGATTTTGAAAAAGGCAGAAGAAAAGATTATGAACCAACAATAGAATATTACGAAGATCTGTTACGTAAACATGGTTGTACCAGTGTAAAGAGTATAATACCAATGAATCAAGTAAAGACAGAATATGATCAGTATGAACTAAAAAGGAAACTTGTCAACAGCTATGATTACTTTTTGGTAGATGGAAAAATAGCAGGTCATTTGTCTCATTTATTagggaaagaattttataagaaaagaaaactgcCAACATCTATTAGGATGCAAAGTAAAGATTTAAAACATGAAATAGAATATGCTTTGAGAAAGACTATTATGCAAATACATTCTCTTGGAGATACTCATATAGTCCAAATTGGACACACTGCGatgaaaatagaagaaattttagaaaacaTACTTGCAGCATGTACTTATTTGTCTAAACATTATCCAGGTGGTTGGAACAATATACGTTCCATTCGTATTAAAACGGCTAATAGCCTTGCTCTTCCTATTTACACAACATTGA aAAACAAAAGTGCTGTTGAAGTACCAACGGAGGAACCTAAGAGACCAAAAGCATACCGCGATGTGTCAGGTGAATTGTCTACTACAGCTCGTAATGTTGTTGTGACTGTTACTCCAGAAGGAAGTATTACTGTTCAgaacagaagaaaaatgacAAAGAGACTGAGAAACCCTAACAAATAA
- the LOC114878565 gene encoding RCC1 and BTB domain-containing protein 1 isoform X2 — MRSPKGYDFILNNKVLPLPSPRHANQRDSVSRPVKLEAHEMGRMLDVAVSFRNSISVAMGEKNVVYVWGYYLGQCIRVPKYTPLKHLHDPFAFYSPGRIMYQPLIVCEEPTEASVIDCLWNAFNDPITSDLIIKVQGKPIHVHKAILKIRCQYFRTMFQDNWAENTASDVSIDTFSYEVYRSFLKYLYTDKIDPVSDSELVELLELANMYLVSHLKEHCIQMLMKKVTLENIVPFYAISFKYHSKELQKCCFKFAFNHMTAVMQNPDFLELDTNILKIFFSEAAQAGAFKM; from the exons ATGAGGTCTCCAAAAGGATACGactttatattaaataataaagtactGCCATTGCCTTCTCCAAGGCACGCTAATCAGCGTGATAGCGTTTCTCGTCCAGTGAAG CTGGAGGCACATGAAATGGGAAGAATGCTGGATGTTGCAGTTTCATTTCGTAACAGTATTAGTGTAGCTATGGGAGAGAAAAACGTGGTATATGTTTGGGGATATTATCTAGGACAATGTATTAGAGTCCCAAAGTATACACCATTAAAACATTTGCACGATCCTTTTGCGTTTTATTCACCGGGTCGTATAATGTATCAACCACTTATAGTTTGTGAAGAACCAACGGAAGCTAGTGTGATCGATTGTTTGTGGAATGCATTTAACGACCCA ATTACAAGCGACCTGATCATAAAAGTGCAAGGAAAACCCATCCACGTACATAaagcaattttgaaaatacgTTGTCAATACTTCAGAACAATGTTTCAAGACAATTGGGCAGAGAATACTGCAAG tGACGTGTCAATCGATACATTTTCTTATGAAGTATATAGAtcatttctaaaatatttatataccGACAAAATTGATCCAGTTTCCGACTCCGAACTAG TGGAACTTTTGGAGTTAGCCAATATGTACCTTGTAAGCCACTTAAAAGAACATTGTATACAGATGTTGATGAAAAAAGTTACATTGGAAAACATAGTTCCTTTTTATGCTATATCTTTTAAATATCATAGTAAG GAACTACAGAAATGTTGCTTCAAATTTGCATTCAATCATATGACTGCAGTAATGCAAAATCCAGATTTTCTAGAGTTGGATACAAATATTCTAAAGATTTTTTTTAGTGAAGCTGCCCAAGCTGGTGCTTTTAAAATGTAG
- the LOC114878565 gene encoding uncharacterized protein LOC114878565 isoform X1: MRCIAVGCTSGYKSNPENVHFFRVPKNKNKSEEWQKACRRKDLVLNSSHCFCEHHFAKEDIICKKIFRNKDGEIIQEIPLKRAYLKEGAVPSMFPWTEFGNTGNTESTVTDNADNINNICIGESTKLNYEDISDTLTFNELKCNDKLYLPVGWNRNTFPFENTSVIIFYRMICKINETESQLISIKEIWITEDMKMQVKALGKPINLNIFGISNEFLSSLNILEDLIKMVETFQICKAYEKQCETECTSVALKESNNILRHQKCPVLLKDLIQCDFCKSLSYTLDRKRKRLNDKGTEIKRIRVDYLSPTKKNIIDDIRKQKYNLTKFKNRKICTIEKIRGEIEKIQEDLNERNKEMLENVMKERSQPINKKL; the protein is encoded by the exons atgaggTGCATAGCTGTTGGATGCACATCGGGATACAAAAGTAATCctgaaaatgtacatttttttCGTGTaccgaaaaataaaaataagtcGGAAGAATGGCAAAAAGCATGTCGACGAAAGGATTTAGTTTTAAATTCATCACATTGTTTTTGCGAACACCACTTCGCAAAAGAAgatattatttgtaaaaaaatatttcgtaACAAAGATGGTGAAATTATTCAAGAG ATTCCATTAAAAAGAGCATATCTTAAGGAAGGTGCAGTACCTTCAATGTTTCCTTGGACAGAGTTTGGAAATACAGGAAATACTGAAAGTACTGTAACAGACAATGCAGACAATATAAACAATATCTGTATAGGGGAAAGTACTAAACTCAACTATGAAGACATCTCAGACACTTTAAcatttaatgaattaaaatgtaatGATAAGCTTTATCTTCCTGTTGGCTGGAATAGAAACACATTTCCATTCGAAAATACCTCTGtcataatattttatagaatgATATGTAAAATCAATGAAACAGAAAGTCagttaatttcaataaaagaaatatggaTAACTGAGGACATGAAAATGCAAGTAAAAGCTTTAGGAAAGCCTATTAATCTAAACATATTTGGTATAAGTAATGAGTTTCTGTCATCACTGAATATATTAGAAGATTTGATAAAGATGGTTGAAACCTTTCAGATATGCAAAGCTTATGAGAAGCAATGTGAAACTGAGTGCACCAGTGTTGCATTAAAAGAAAGCAATAATATATTAAGACACCAAAAATGCCCTGTACTATTAAAAGATTTAATTCAATGTGACTTTTGTAAAAGTTTAAGTTACACTTTAGACAGGAAGAGAAAGCGCTTAAATGATAAAGGAACTGAGATAAAAAGAATTAGAGTGGATTACTTATCTCcaacaaagaaaaatataattgatgATATTAGAAAACAGAAATATAATCTAACAAAGTTTAAAAATCGTAAAATATGTACTATTGAAAAGATACGAGGAGAGATagaaaaaatacaagaagatttaaatgaaagaaataaagaaatgttgGAAAATGTAATGAAAGAAAGATCCCAACCTATCAACAAGAAGCtctga